A stretch of Besnoitia besnoiti strain Bb-Ger1 chromosome Unknown contig00015, whole genome shotgun sequence DNA encodes these proteins:
- a CDS encoding uncharacterized protein (encoded by transcript BESB_028370) produces the protein MDSAFGPHPPREPQSPCLSSATSPFFRDRAHDGLRAQQLGSLFADRGRGAEGRVRVGAQLARAASATRLAAVRQTHKRPTRRGKPENPRGKAGRSAPEKERKEDVSREMKGWKGGKGECCEKGAAGDPQTPRIRRRAPARAVAEQAAQKAVKARRPSFAKLNRVSRASTPSAACRTENAAAHAEAENMGARATADAHARNPPQRRAHLVLVESPAKARTIAKFLEAETDGAVFHVRATKGHVRQLKRTLGAVQVGEETVSFTWEPVEGPPVPLARASAAAPASSPSVASTPTSRPSARAPAAVTDTVGDGETGAGGDTSNASKRRRRKAESDGLTKGSEDASFLLRTLREVLDDVGCIDTLFLCTDPDREGEAISWHIYESLKRQQEAETSAVSSPDAALPPPSSRSLLSRIGSVCRVRLLELTEAAVRQAILGKTAAGDAADSDGAERDADPERAREAGDPQRGRHANSEAENEARGEAQPKLADDEALDIARCKLGREDRPEERGEDEVKLQGLDADLVRAYLARLAIDFLAGFSLSPLLWRKLPGSKSAGRVQSAALKLLADREAAVEAFRPRAFASVHAQVTLVCGARRRPTGPADALSEGGADADGDAGPRRRPQGRGAEDGRRGGKAPTHVTLNMTLTRFKGKPFVPSTAPASGPSASPSLPSSPDGGSALGSGSAAALPPQRPNELAAPEETLRRDAGIDPDSQGAGGGTSSEPLKKEGDGRGEPRDAEAAAETRKGTGCGRNEEARAMNRGGESNAETAADEDGREGLAEETRKVLEALREMQFNRGRVAVSYSFLSPPAPFRTATLQQAAARLLGFSPAATMRLAQALYEGVGGLGGLITYMRTDSSRLSAAARADVRRFVASAFPPEFLRPEDAEGGEDEGTEAGRRAEGDALKPHRRRNSKTEAPRFAQEAHEAIRPTDVSLRPEDLRRSLTARASDAKQEDRGAVAVDAEAPGGLTDAHLALYELIWRRAVASQMSPAVRQSLRLALTAAPRSADAAEEPSAALAPDAAASEGGDAEGDEGDGDAPGEPQTRRRAARGKSQRGEGAEASDTRLEAEVRRVAFEGYLSVYDFASAQAALRRTAAAATPQEASAHESQSEEGDPQDDDGDHEGEQETRPTSEAGAGDATRSASSEIFAFFEAAPGVAHVFHPRDSRSSAGSYPACASSFSLDSLCSISPGSPCSLASPSAARPPVAPVESEVGLPVLSGALEFYALQHFTRPPPRFSEASLIDALERLGIGRPSTYASVIASLYDRAYVYPRASQGSAHAPRQPAPSSAAPPGSPRARHGRRRGALVPSPRGRLVSAFLEASVPTFVSAAFTARLEEALDAVAGRRGDWVAVVQTVWSQLKENIEKSEKIPPKQIRDALEQTLATMIFGDAAPASHEPQNEEKASQKLEATPEAARANQTTSSHDARGPGANPTAGGADEPGDSESKDRTQNTGNQRHASHASRAQPAAGEVSSSQNAAHVVAPSRTTSASPSCSPASPPQSPLCLSVPKSPSAPSASSPADASAFIAQTSGFRPPPCPGCGEGELKLRVHSRGIFVGCSAYPKCTYIQQVPPLDKAGADPEKSEAEEASVSEGEGPNEAVREE, from the exons ATGGATTCCGCGTTCGGCCCCCACCCTCCTCGCGAGCCTCAGTCTCCGTGTCTCAGCTCAGCCACGTCCCCGTTCTTCCGGGACCGCGCCCATGACGGCCTTCGCGCTCAGCAGCTGGggtcgctcttcgccgaccgcggtcgcggagccgAGGGCCGGGTGCGGGTTGGAGCCCAACTCGCTCGTGCAGCTAGCGCGACTCGCTTGGCCGCCGTCCGCCAGACGCACAAGCGTCccacgcggcgcggaaaaCCGGAAAATCCGAGAGGCAAGGCAGGGCGAAGCGCACCCGAGAAGGAGCGGAAGGAAGACGTTTCAAGGGAAATGAAAGGATGGAAGGGAGGGAAGGGAGAATGCTGCGAaaagggcgccgccggcgacccacagacgccgcggatCCGGAGGCGAGCCCCAGCCAGAGCGGTCGCagagcaggcggcgcagaaggcggtgAAGGCCAGGCGTCCTTCGTTTGCCAAACTGAATCGAGTATCACGCGCATCGActccgtctgcggcgtgccGCACCGAGaatgcggcggcgcatgctGAGGCGGAGAATAtgggggcgagggcgacagcggacgcgcacgcgaggaatcctccgcagcggcgagcccaCCTGGTGCTGGTAGAgtcgccggcgaaggcgcgcacgATCGCCAAGTTCCTTGAGGCCGAGACAGACGGCGCCGTCTTCCACGTGCGCGCGACGAAGGGTCACGTACGGCAACTTAAGCGCACTCTCG gcgccgtccAGGTTGGCGAGGAGACTGTCTCGTTCACGTGGGAGCCCGTGGAAGGCCCTCCTGTCCCTCTggctcgcgcgtccgccgcagcacccgcctcttcgccctctgtAGCCTCGACCCCCacgtcgcggccttcggctcgTGCGCCGGCTGCAGTCACAGATACGGTAGGCGACGGTgagacgggcgcgggcggcgacacCTCAAATGCCTCaaagcggcgacggaggaagGCGGAATCCGACGGCCTTACGAagggcagcgaagacgcgtcgTTCCTCCTGCGCACGCTTCGAGAGGTGCTTGACGACGTGGGGTGTATAGACACTCTCTTTTTGTGCACCGATCCcgaccgcgagggcgaagccaTTTCCTGGCACATCTACGAGTCGCTCAAGCGTCAACAAGAAGCCGAGACCTCCGCTGTATCCTCGCCAGACGCCGCGTTGCCACCGCCCTCGTCGCGAAGTCTTCTCTCGCGGATCGgcagcgtctgccgcgtgcgcctcctggAGCTCACAGAGGCCGCCGTGAGGCAGGCGATTCTGGGGAAgacggctgccggcgacgctgctgacagcgacggcgctgagagagacgccgatCCTGAGCGCGCTCGCGAGGCGGGGGACCCCCAACGTGGAAGGCATGCGAACTCAGAAGCCGAGAACgaggcgaggggggaggcgcaGCCAAAGCttgcagacgacgaggctctCGACATCGCGCGATGCAAATTAGGGCGGGAGGACCGACCtgaggagaggggggaggacgAAGTGAAGCTTCAGGGCCTCGACGCCGACCTCGTGCGCGCGTacctcgcgcgccttgcgATCGACTTCCTG GCGggcttctccctctcgccgctgctgtgGAGGAAGCTGCCGGGGAGCAAGAGCGCCGGGCGAGTTCAatccgcggcgctgaagctcctcgccgaccgcgaggcggctgTCGAGGCCTTCCGCCCGCGCGCATTCGCCTCGGTGCATGCGCAAGTCactctcgtctgcggcgcccgccgcaggcctaCAGGCCCTGCCGACGCGctcagcgaaggcggcgcggacgcagatGGCGACGCAGGCCCCAGGAGGCGACCCCAGGGACGCGGGGCGGAAGacgggagacgcggaggcaagGCCCCGACGCACGTGACTCTCAACATGACGCTCACGCGCTTCAAG GGCAAGCCTTTCGTCCCTTCCACGGCGCCCGCATCGgggccttccgcctcgccttctttgcCCTCTTCGCCCGATGGCGGGTCGGCGCTCGGCTCGggctccgcagctgcgctgccgcctcagcgccCAAACGAGTTAGCGGCCCCCGAGGAGACCctgaggcgcgacgcaggcatcGATCCCGACAGccagggcgccggcgggggcaCATCCTCTGAGCCGCTCAAaaaagagggcgacggcagggGAGAGccccgcgacgcagaagccgccgcagagacgcgaaaagGCACCGGTTGCGGGCgaaacgaggaggcgcgtgcgaTGAACCGAGGCGGCGAATCGAACGCTGAGACCGCTGCTGACGAGgacgggcgcgagggcctcgcggaggagacacgcaAAGTGCTGGAAGCCCTAAGAGAGATGCAGTTCAATCGCGGCCGCGTGGCAGTCTCCTATTCATTCCTCTCGCCCCCTGCGCCCTTCCGAACAGCGACGCTCCAacaagccgccgcgcgcctcctcggcttctcgccagccgcgacCATGAGACTCGCCCAG GCGCTGTACGAGGGCGTTGGCGGTCTCGGCGGCCTCATCACTTACATGCGCACAGACagctcgcggctctccgcggcggctcgtGCCGACGTCCgccgcttcgtcgcctcggcCTTTCCTCCTGAGTTCCTGCGGCCTGAAGatgcagagggcggagaggacgagggcACGGAAGCAGGCCGCCGGGCGGAGGGCGATGCGCTGAAGCCGCACAGACGGAGAAACTCGAAAACTGAGGCGCCGCGCTTTGCGCAAGAAGCCCACGAAGCGATCCGCCCCACGGACGTCAG TCTCCGGCCTGAGGacctgcgtcgctctctcacCGCTCGCGCCAGCGATGCGAAGCAGGAAGATCGCGGTGCGGTGGCTGTCGACGCCGAGGCTCCTGGCGGGTTAACCGACGCACACCTCGCGCTGTACGAGCTGATTtggaggcgcgccgtcgcctcgcagatGTCTCCGGCGGTGCGGCAGTCCCTACGCCTCGCGCTGACAGCCGCCCCGCGatccgcggacgccgcggaggagcccagcgccgccctggcgccagacgccgcggcctccgaagggggcgacgcagagggcgacgaaggcgacggagacgcgccgggAGAGCcccagacgcgccggcgcgccgcacgaGGCAAAAGCCAGCGCggggagggcgccgaggcgagcgacaCGCGCCTTGAAGCGGAAGTCCGCCGAGTGGCGTTCGAGGGCTACTTGAGCGTGTACgacttcgcctccgcgcaggcggcgctccgtcgcaccgctgcagctgcaacGCCGCAAGAGGCGTCGGCGCACGAGTCacagagcgaggagggcgacccccaggacgacgacggcgaccaCGAGGGAgagcaggagacgcgcccgacaagcgaggccggcgcaggcgatgcaactcgctcggcgtcgtctgagatcttcgccttcttcgaggcggcgcctggagTCGCGCACGTCTTCCATCCGCGGGATTCACGGTCTTCCGCCGGCTCCTACCCCGCCTGTGCTTCGTCGTTCTCGCTCGACTCGCTGTGCTCCATTTCGCCGGGGTCGCCCTGCTCTCTCGCATCTccgtcggctgcgcggccgcctgtgGCGCCTGTGGAATCTGAAGTGGGCTTGCCGGTGCTTTCGGGCGCGCTGGAATTTTATGCGCTGCAGCACTTcacgcgtccgccgccacgGTTCTCCGAAGCTTCACTGATTGACGCCCTGGAGCGCCTCGGGATCGGGAGGCCCTCGACGTACGCCTCGGTGATTGCTTCACTCTACGACCGCGCCTACGTGTACCCGCGAGCCTCTCAGGGttccgcgcacgcgcctcgccagcccgcgccgtcgtccgctgcgcctcccggctctccgcgcgcgcggcacgggcgtcgccgcggcgcgttggtgccgtcgccgcgcggccggtTGGTGTCGGCGTTTCTAGAGGCCTCGGTGCCCACATTTGTGAGCGCGGCCTTCAcggcgcggctggaggaggccctcgacgcggtcgccggtcgccgcggggACTGGGTGGCCGTTGTGCAGACCGTTTGGTCGCAGCTGAAGGAAAACATCGAAAAATCAGAAAAAATTCCCCCGAAACAAatccgcgacgccctcgagCAGACGCTCGCCACTATGATCTTTGGCGACGCCGCTCCTGCCTCGCACGAACCCcaaaacgaagaaaaagctTCTCAAAAACTAGAAGCGACaccagaagccgcgcgcgcaaaTCAAACGACGTCGAGTCACGACGCGCGGGGGCCAGGAGCGAACCCAACggccggaggcgccgacgagccGGGAGACAGTGAAAGCAAAGACCGCACGCAAAACACTGGCAACCAGAGACATGCAAGTCACGCCAGCAGAGCGCAACCTGCAGCGGGTGAGGTGTCGTCATCACAAAACGCCGCTCACGTCGTCGCGCCATCCCGGACGacttctgcttctccctcttgttcgcctgcgtcgccgccgcagtctccgctCTGTCTTTCAGTGCCCAAGTCGCCGTCGGCaccttctgcgtcctcccccGCGGATGCCTCCGCTTTTATTGCGCAGACTTCTGGGTTTCGGCCGCCGCCATGCccgggctgcggcgagggcgagttGAAGCTGCGCGTTCACTCGCGCGGCATTTTcgtcggctgcagcgcgtacCCGAAGTGTACGTACATCCAGCAGGTGCCTCCGCTGGAcaaggcgggcgccgacccagagaaaagcgaggcggaagaagcttCTGTCTCTGAAGGGGAAGGCCCGAATGAAGCGGTGCGCGAAGAATGA